One part of the Neodiprion virginianus isolate iyNeoVirg1 chromosome 3, iyNeoVirg1.1, whole genome shotgun sequence genome encodes these proteins:
- the LOC124300446 gene encoding nuclear envelope integral membrane protein 1 isoform X1: MKTTILVFFLICVICMLTETQAELRGTVTYMEDGDNVVKEVRGLHIYCYRGRPKYLIHIWQTVLMNLDVNGESYSQYDGSAPAEVVKKFEEHRSSWSINFFSRKKKEIKLNPFQQSCIGIDTSHEYRISVKLIGIDFWKVTLLILGILVFLLAKKLSYDPIFYYICGITLGITTSLLVLIYLISRLLPKGKSMYLLAAGGWTVSIYLGQLLWENARMIAMQYREYVIWYIVITSLISFIVCYRLGPVTNKRTKKIIQWFLQASSLLMIYCSSYFDEAAVGICILLILGYNFPHALMQKGKSYWRVRFPTRRKLLTEDEYHEEGVRETELALSSLRGYCSSPECNQWKTVLRLKDPIRFANFMEGNSHLADDEVLQYETETTRLLEECEYTDDEGGLTLTDSD, from the exons ATGAAGACTACCATACTCGTATTTTTCTTGATCTGTGTCATTTGTATGTTGACTGAAACACAGGCGGAACTTAGAGGCACAG TCACTTACATGGAAGACGGTGACAATGTGGTAAAAGAAGTAAGAGGATTGCACATTTATTGCTACAGAGGAAGGCCGAAATACTTAATTCATATATGGCAAACCGTACTG ATGAATCTAGATGTGAACGGAGAATCGTATAGTCAATATGACGGTAGCGCGCCTGCCGaagtagtgaaaaaatttgaagaacaTCGATCTTCGTGgagcataaattttttcagtagaaagaaaaaggagattAAATTGAATCCATTCCAACAAAGCTGCATTGGCATTGATACCAGTCATGAGTACAGAATATCTGTAAAGTTGATAG GAATCGATTTTTGGAAAGTCACGCTACTGATATTGGGTATCCTAGTATTCCTCttggcaaaaaaattgagcTATGACCCCATATTCTATTACATATGTGGTATTACGCTTGGAATCACAACTTCGTTACTTGTGCTCATATACCTTATAAGTAGATTGCTTCCCAAA GGGAAATCTATGTACTTATTAGCTGCTGGAGGATGGACAGTCAGCATTTATCTTGGACAATTGTTATGGGAAAATGCTCGAATGATTGCTATGCAGTATCGTGAATATGTCATTTGGTATATAGTAATTACTTCTCTAATAAGCTTCATAGTCTGTTACCGATTGGGCCCGGTTACGAACAaacgtacgaaaaaaattatccaatgGTTTTTACAG GCATCGAGTCTTTTAATGATATATTGTAGTAGCTATTTTGACGAGGCTGCTGTTGGAATTTGCATATTGTTAATTCTGGGATACAATTTCCCACACGCCTTGATGCAAAAGGGTAAATCTTACtg GAGAGTGCGATTTCCTACACGCCGAAAATTACTTACTGAAGATGAATACCATGAAGAGGGAGTACGAGAAACAGAACTGGCACTAAGTTCTCTGAGAGGGTACTGCTCCAGCCCTGAATGCAACCAATGGAAAACAGTTCTCAGACTTAAAGATCCCATAAG ATTTGCTAACTTCATGGAAGGTAATTCACATTTGGCAGATGACGAAGTGTTGCAATATGAGACTGAGACTACACGCCTATTGGAAGAGTGCGAGTATACTGATGATGAAGGTGGTTTAACACTAACAGATTCGGATTAG
- the LOC124301286 gene encoding ras suppressor protein 1 — protein MTVCARAMNQTPVSCIPNSRMSKAKKVIDEARENQNPELDLADKGISTFEEMPGLLNMLQITRLTLSHNKLQVVPPGLANLINLEILNLFNNHITELPISLSQMPKLRILNVGMNRLDSLPRGFGAFPVLEVLDLTYNNLSEENLPGNFFMMETLRALYLADNDFEYLPPEIGQLKNLQILVLRENDLIELPKEIGELTRLRELHIQGNRLTVLPPEIGNLDLVSNKAVFRMEFNPWVTPIGDQLQVGISHVIDYIRSETYRYLYNRHLSAKGPPPPIENDKSKKISRAR, from the exons ATGACCGTGTGTGCGCGCGCAATGAATCAGACTCCAGTATCGTGTATTCCGAATTCGAGGATGTCAAAGGCAAAGAAAGTAATCGATGAGGCCCGAGAAAACCAAAATCCTGAGCTGGATTTGGCTGATAAGGGCATTTCCACATTCGAGGAAATGCCCGGACTGC tgAATATGCTGCAGATAACCAGGCTGACGCTAAGTCACAATAAACTTCAAG ttGTTCCACCTGGTTTGgcaaatttaatcaatttggaaattttgaaCCTGTTCAATAATCACATCACTGAACTTCCAATTTCCTTATCACAAATGCCTAAGTTAAGAATCCTCAACGTTGG AATGAATAGATTAGATTCCCTTCCACGAGGGTTTGGTGCCTTCCCAGTGCTCGAGGTCTTGGATCtcacgtataataatttgagtgaagaaaatttacctggaaacttttttatgATGG AGACCTTGAGAGCATTGTATCTTGCCGATAACGATTTTGAATACCTGCCCCCTGAGATTGGCCAGTTGAAAAATCTGCAAATT ctTGTGCTCAGGGAAAATGATCTGATTGAGCTACCTAAGGAAATTGGCGAACTTACCCGACTTCGGGAACTTCACATTCAAGGCAACCGACTAACAGTTTTACCACCAGAGATAG GTAATTTAGATTTGGTGAGTAACAAAGCAGTGTTCAGAATGGAATTCAATCCTTGGGTTACCCCTATTGGAGATCAATTGCAAGTAGGAATTTCTCACGTGATTGATTATATTCGTTCGGAGACCTACAGATA ccTCTATAATCGTCACCTCAGTGCAAAAGGACCTCCGCCACCAATTGAGAACGATAAAAGCAAGAAAATCTCTCGTGCTCGCTAA
- the LOC124300440 gene encoding carbohydrate sulfotransferase 5-like isoform X2 — translation MSKRLRFYGFIGFGSLCFVFLFFDQRYGSPETMKDQIQRLSKTGKFWEKTGEIDDSLATLSEIQQVIDQQRRIIHDEIIHYQYPNGRYNISASELEDLVMENNGNPIRSVIVSTWRSGSTFLGDILAAHPGLFYHYEPLSDFDIVQIRGPPLASQALTNIKALLNCEYADLDHYVEYVKNQSWIFRLNPPLWTQCQAHQSICYNHRFLSGMCKLFPFQSMKLVRLRLRVAQELLADKKLAVRLILLIRDPRGTLQSRRHTTFCQASPDCSDAGLLCADLTSDYNAAVELQMKYPSRFRVLRYEDLTAEPYKHVKELFQFYGLDFHPNVKKYLDTHTKSDVGNAYSTYRNSKTAPFHWRTDLEFEEVEEIQRNCFVAMKRWGYVPALNISHQKEFNPVTAYTI, via the exons ATGTCTAAGCGATTGCGGTTTTATGGGTTTATCGGTTTCGGATCGCTGTGTTTTGTGTTCTTATTCTTCGATCAAAGATACGGAAGCCCAGAGACGATGAAAGATCAAATACAACGGTTATCAAAAACGGGGAAGTTCTGGGAG AAAACAGGTGAAATCGATGATTCACTTGCTACATTGAGTGAAATACAGCAGGTCATCGATCAACAAAGAAGAATCATTCACGATGAGATTATACATTACCAATATCCTAACGGAAGATATAATATAAGTGCCAG TGAACTTGAAGACCTGGTGAtggaaaataatggaaatccGATCAGGAGTGTCATTGTATCAACCTGGCGTAGTGGAAGTACATTTCTTGGGGATATTCTTGCCGCGCATCCAGGGCTCTTTTATCACTATGAGCCGCTTTCGGATTTTGACATTGTTCAAATCAGAGGTCCCCCACTCGCCAGCCAAGCTTTGACTAATATCAAGGCGCTGCTTAACTGCGAATACGCGGACTTGG ATCACTATGTAGAATATGTGAAGAATCAATCTTGGATTTTCAGGCTTAATCCGCCTCTGTGGACGCAATGCCAAGCTCACCAGAGCATCTGCTACAATCACAGATTTCTTAGCGGAATGTGTAAACTTTTTCCATTCCAATCAATGAAACTTGTCCGCCTGAGGTTACGTGTTGCACAAGAGCTTCTTGCCGACAAAAA ATTGGCTGTGAGATTGATACTTTTGATAAGGGATCCCCGTGGAACTCTTCAGTCGAGAAGACATACTACTTTTTGCCAGGCAAGTCCGGACTGTTCAGATGCAGGTTTACTTTGCGCGGACTTGACATCAGATTATAACGCCGCTGTGGAgctgcaaatgaaatatccCTCTCGATTTAG AGTGTTACGATATGAAGATCTGACCGCAGAGCCGTATAAACATGTGAAAGaacttttccaattttatGGACTCGATTTTCATCcaaacgttaaaaaatatctagaTACTCATACGAAAAGTGACGTTGGTAATGCATACAGTACATACCGAAATTCAAAGACCGCTCCCTTTCATTGGAGAACGGATTTAGAATTTGAAGaagttgaagaaattcaacgaaattgCTTTGTCGCAATGAAACGCTGGGGATACGTGCCAGCATTGAACATTTCTCATCAAAAAGAATTCAATCCAGTAACAGCTTacacaatataa
- the LOC124299636 gene encoding uncharacterized protein LOC124299636 codes for MEKATCPKCRGDGKESSGTHIQDLCPADRMKITQLISELARCTQEKHKVEADLAVSKAENEALQNQFQMLNNQLEGDKNKLFSQLSSTRAEMNKLKLQTSYALKLLTHQIMALERQSRRLVETVKDLLNDKMHLQDALVNQKMRVQILEGRIKKIKNSKNVKKLLQVNQQMMNKVSLKFDKDCQTEALENLPEIYTYSGLKVSRSSQDSHRCTKTTQIKSKRDLDESSTEAILLRELFFKRPSIDENEGLELLTLFQRN; via the exons ATGGAAAAGGCGACCTGTCCAAAATGTAGAGGGGATGGAAAAGAATCTTCTGGGACACATATACAAGATTTATGCCCCGCTGATCGAATGAAGATCACACAGCTCATTTCTGAACTTGCGAG GTGCACACAAGAAAAGCACAAGGTTGAAGCTGATCTTGCTGTTAGTAAAGCAGAAAACGAAGCATTACAAAACCAGTTTCAGATGCTTAATAACCAATTGGAAGgtgataaaaacaaattattttcacag CTGTCATCAACAAGGGCAGAAATGAACAAGCTTAAACTGCAAACATCTTATGCGCTAAAGCTTTTAACGCACCAAATAATGGCATTGGAAAGACAATCGAGGAGACTTGTTGAAACTGTGAAAGATTTGTTAAATGACAAAATGCATCTACAGGATGCATTAGTGAATCAAAAAATGAGAGTCCAAATTCTTGAGGGTAGGataaagaagataaaaaatagtaaaaacgTGAAGAAACTGCTACAAGTAAATCAACAAATGATGAATAAAGTTTCACTAAAGTTTGACAAAGATTGTCAAACCGAAGCCCTAGAAAACTT ACCAGAAATATACACATACTCCGGATTAAAAGTTTCGAGAAGCAGTCAAGACTCCCATAGGTGTACAAAAACTACTCAGATTAAAAGCAAACGTGATTTAGACGAATCTTCCACGGAGGCCATACTATTGCGTGaactatttttcaaacgcCCAAGCATAGATGAGAACGAAGGGTTGGAATTacttacattatttcaaagaaattga
- the LOC124300446 gene encoding nuclear envelope integral membrane protein 1 isoform X2, with product MKTTILVFFLICVICMLTETQAELRGTVTYMEDGDNVVKEVRGLHIYCYRGRPKYLIHIWQTVLMNLDVNGESYSQYDGSAPAEVVKKFEEHRSSWSINFFSRKKKEIKLNPFQQSCIGIDTSHEYRISVKLIGIDFWKVTLLILGILVFLLAKKLSYDPIFYYICGITLGITTSLLVLIYLISRLLPKGKSMYLLAAGGWTVSIYLGQLLWENARMIAMQYREYVIWYIVITSLISFIVCYRLGPVTNKRTKKIIQWFLQASSLLMIYCSSYFDEAAVGICILLILGYNFPHALMQKGKSYWRVRFPTRRKLLTEDEYHEEGVRETELALSSLRGYCSSPECNQWKTVLRLKDPIR from the exons ATGAAGACTACCATACTCGTATTTTTCTTGATCTGTGTCATTTGTATGTTGACTGAAACACAGGCGGAACTTAGAGGCACAG TCACTTACATGGAAGACGGTGACAATGTGGTAAAAGAAGTAAGAGGATTGCACATTTATTGCTACAGAGGAAGGCCGAAATACTTAATTCATATATGGCAAACCGTACTG ATGAATCTAGATGTGAACGGAGAATCGTATAGTCAATATGACGGTAGCGCGCCTGCCGaagtagtgaaaaaatttgaagaacaTCGATCTTCGTGgagcataaattttttcagtagaaagaaaaaggagattAAATTGAATCCATTCCAACAAAGCTGCATTGGCATTGATACCAGTCATGAGTACAGAATATCTGTAAAGTTGATAG GAATCGATTTTTGGAAAGTCACGCTACTGATATTGGGTATCCTAGTATTCCTCttggcaaaaaaattgagcTATGACCCCATATTCTATTACATATGTGGTATTACGCTTGGAATCACAACTTCGTTACTTGTGCTCATATACCTTATAAGTAGATTGCTTCCCAAA GGGAAATCTATGTACTTATTAGCTGCTGGAGGATGGACAGTCAGCATTTATCTTGGACAATTGTTATGGGAAAATGCTCGAATGATTGCTATGCAGTATCGTGAATATGTCATTTGGTATATAGTAATTACTTCTCTAATAAGCTTCATAGTCTGTTACCGATTGGGCCCGGTTACGAACAaacgtacgaaaaaaattatccaatgGTTTTTACAG GCATCGAGTCTTTTAATGATATATTGTAGTAGCTATTTTGACGAGGCTGCTGTTGGAATTTGCATATTGTTAATTCTGGGATACAATTTCCCACACGCCTTGATGCAAAAGGGTAAATCTTACtg GAGAGTGCGATTTCCTACACGCCGAAAATTACTTACTGAAGATGAATACCATGAAGAGGGAGTACGAGAAACAGAACTGGCACTAAGTTCTCTGAGAGGGTACTGCTCCAGCCCTGAATGCAACCAATGGAAAACAGTTCTCAGACTTAAAGATCCCATAAG ATGA
- the LOC124300440 gene encoding carbohydrate sulfotransferase 5-like isoform X1, which produces MANSKLLNTPALKLSLLVVNDFYYMVPIGVKFLFQFFQFSTCHFCTVSKQIHCSGVAMSKRLRFYGFIGFGSLCFVFLFFDQRYGSPETMKDQIQRLSKTGKFWEKTGEIDDSLATLSEIQQVIDQQRRIIHDEIIHYQYPNGRYNISASELEDLVMENNGNPIRSVIVSTWRSGSTFLGDILAAHPGLFYHYEPLSDFDIVQIRGPPLASQALTNIKALLNCEYADLDHYVEYVKNQSWIFRLNPPLWTQCQAHQSICYNHRFLSGMCKLFPFQSMKLVRLRLRVAQELLADKKLAVRLILLIRDPRGTLQSRRHTTFCQASPDCSDAGLLCADLTSDYNAAVELQMKYPSRFRVLRYEDLTAEPYKHVKELFQFYGLDFHPNVKKYLDTHTKSDVGNAYSTYRNSKTAPFHWRTDLEFEEVEEIQRNCFVAMKRWGYVPALNISHQKEFNPVTAYTI; this is translated from the exons ATGGCAAATTCTAAATTGCTAAACACGCCAGCGTTAAAACTATCGTTACTCGTTGTTAATGACTTTTATTATATGGTCCCCATTGgtgttaaatttttgtttcagtttttccaattttccacATGTCATTTTTGTACAGTTTCCAAACAAATTCACTGTTCTGGTGTTGCGATGTCTAAGCGATTGCGGTTTTATGGGTTTATCGGTTTCGGATCGCTGTGTTTTGTGTTCTTATTCTTCGATCAAAGATACGGAAGCCCAGAGACGATGAAAGATCAAATACAACGGTTATCAAAAACGGGGAAGTTCTGGGAG AAAACAGGTGAAATCGATGATTCACTTGCTACATTGAGTGAAATACAGCAGGTCATCGATCAACAAAGAAGAATCATTCACGATGAGATTATACATTACCAATATCCTAACGGAAGATATAATATAAGTGCCAG TGAACTTGAAGACCTGGTGAtggaaaataatggaaatccGATCAGGAGTGTCATTGTATCAACCTGGCGTAGTGGAAGTACATTTCTTGGGGATATTCTTGCCGCGCATCCAGGGCTCTTTTATCACTATGAGCCGCTTTCGGATTTTGACATTGTTCAAATCAGAGGTCCCCCACTCGCCAGCCAAGCTTTGACTAATATCAAGGCGCTGCTTAACTGCGAATACGCGGACTTGG ATCACTATGTAGAATATGTGAAGAATCAATCTTGGATTTTCAGGCTTAATCCGCCTCTGTGGACGCAATGCCAAGCTCACCAGAGCATCTGCTACAATCACAGATTTCTTAGCGGAATGTGTAAACTTTTTCCATTCCAATCAATGAAACTTGTCCGCCTGAGGTTACGTGTTGCACAAGAGCTTCTTGCCGACAAAAA ATTGGCTGTGAGATTGATACTTTTGATAAGGGATCCCCGTGGAACTCTTCAGTCGAGAAGACATACTACTTTTTGCCAGGCAAGTCCGGACTGTTCAGATGCAGGTTTACTTTGCGCGGACTTGACATCAGATTATAACGCCGCTGTGGAgctgcaaatgaaatatccCTCTCGATTTAG AGTGTTACGATATGAAGATCTGACCGCAGAGCCGTATAAACATGTGAAAGaacttttccaattttatGGACTCGATTTTCATCcaaacgttaaaaaatatctagaTACTCATACGAAAAGTGACGTTGGTAATGCATACAGTACATACCGAAATTCAAAGACCGCTCCCTTTCATTGGAGAACGGATTTAGAATTTGAAGaagttgaagaaattcaacgaaattgCTTTGTCGCAATGAAACGCTGGGGATACGTGCCAGCATTGAACATTTCTCATCAAAAAGAATTCAATCCAGTAACAGCTTacacaatataa